The Kribbella sp. NBC_00662 nucleotide sequence ACCGCGTCCATCTGATGACAGGCATCTCGTGGGGCACCTACCAGGACTACCTGGACGGGAGGTGGGACGGCTCCGACCACTGGGCCGACGCTCAGACGACCGGCGACGGCAAGCCGATCCTGCACGGCAAGAGCACCGACATCCCGTACATGGTCCCGACGTTCGGTTTCACCGAGTACCTCGTCCAGAAGCTCCGCCCGATCATCGAGCTCGGCGTCGAGGGCATCCACCTCGAGGAGCCCGAGTTCTGGGCGCGGGCCGGGTACTCGGAGTCGTTCAAGCGGGAATGGCAGGCGTTCTTCAAGGAGCCGTGGCAGCCGCCGCACAGCAGTCCCGAGGCGCACTTCCGTGCCGGGCAGCTCAAGCAGCATCTCCTCTCCCGCAGCCTCGACCGGGTCACGTCCGTACTGCGCGACGAAGCGCTCCAGCAGGGCCGCGAGGTGCACTTCTACGTCCCGACCCACAGCCTGCTGAACTACACGCAGTGGCAGATCATCAGCCCCGAATCCCGCCTCCGGACACTCCCCTCGATCGACGGCGCCATCGCGCAGGTGTGGACCGGCACGTCCCGCACGCCGAACGTGTACGCCGGCAAGGTCGCCGAGCGCACGTTCGAGACGGCGTACCTGGAATACGGCATCGCGCAGGACCTGACCCGCGGCACCGACCGGCGGATGTGGTTCCTGCACGACCCGATCGAGGACCACCCGGACCGCACCTGGGAGGACTACCTCGCGAACTACCAGCGCACGCTGATCGCGTCGCTGCTGCACCCCGGCGTCTCGCGGTACGAGGTGGCGCCGTGGCCGAACCGGATCTTCAACCGCCCGTACCTGCGCGAGGGAACCGACGAGCGGTCGCTCATCCCGCCGGAGACGGCCACGAGCTATCTGATCGCGATGAACAGCCTGCGCGATCTGGACCAGCCGGATGTGCGCTGGGATCAGGAAGGCCCGCGGATCGGGATCGCACTGTCCGACACCGCGATGTTCCAGCGCTGGTCGCCCGGTGGTGAGAGCGGACATTACGACGGCTTGCAGGATGCGCTCGCGCTGGAGGGCCGCGAGCAGCTGCATTTCTCCGACTTCTACGGTCTCGCGTTGCCGCCGCTGTTCGACGGGCAGCGGGTCGCGCCGGTGCAGCTGGAGAACGTGATCGACACACCGGACGCGCTGGACGATGTCGACGTACTCGTCCTCAGCTACGAGTTCCAGAAGCCGCTCGCGCCGAGCATCCACTACGCGCTGGCCGGATGGGTCAGCCGCGGCGGCAGCCTGCTGTACGTCGGGGACGGGGCCGATCCCTACCACGAGATCCGCTCCTGGTGGACGGGTCGCTACGAGACCTGCGCCGACCACCTGGCGGAGGCGCTCGGCGCGGACCGGGACGGTATCCAGTCGATCGGGAAGGGGCGGGTCCGGTTCCTTCCGGTCCGGCCCGCCGTCTTCACCGAGTCGCCGGAGCGCGCGGCCGAGCTCGTCGCAGCGATCCGGGAGCTGGCCGAGGCCGGCGGCCATACGTGGCAGTCGACCAACTGGTTGTCGGTGCGGCGTGGTCCGTACCTCATCGGGGCCGTGCTGGACGGGAGCCATGTTGTCGAGGGCAACTATCTCGATCTGCTCGATCCTGGACTGGGGATTGTCGAGCGGCGTGAGCTGGGCCCGGGGCAACTGACTTGGTTGCGTGACCTCAGCTATGACTCGGAGCAACTGCTCGCGTCGGCCGGTCGGATGGTGGACTGGGTCTCCGACGAGGGTGGCATCAGCTTCACCTGCGAAGCGCCACATGGCGTCCAGGTCACGACCGCGCTGCGCGTGCCCACCGAGCCGACATCCGTGAGCACCGACTACGAGTACGACGCCGGTGTCCTCTGGCTGCGTCATCCTGGCGAACCGGGCGGGACCCGCGTAGAAATCAGGTTATGACTGATGCGGTTGTCTTCGACCTCGACGGGGTCCTGATCGACTCCGAGCCGCTGTGGGACGACGTACGGCGAGGTGTCGTGGCGTCCGCGGGCCGGGACTGGCCGGCGGACGCCACGGAGGCGTTGCAGGGCATGAGTACGCCGGAGTGGTCGGCGTACCTGACCGATGTCGTCGGCGTACCGGGGCCGGCGGAAGACGTGGCGGCCAGGGTGATCGACGGCATGGTGGCGCGCTATCGCTCTGAGTTGCCGCTGTTGCCGGGAGCGGTCGACGTGGTGCAGCGGCTGGCGAGTTCTTGGCCCCTGGGACTCGCATCGTCGTCGCCGCGGCGGCTGATCGACACCGTGCTGGGGTCGGCTCGGCTGACCGAGCACTTCCGCGTCACGGTCTCGACCGAGGAGGTCGGCGCGGGCAAGCCCTCTCCCGCGGTCTACAACGAGGTGGTGCGGCGACTCGGGGTCGATGGGTCCCGGGTCGTCGCCGTCGAGGACTCCAGCAACGGACTACGTTCGGCGTCCGCGGCCGGGCTGCGTGTCATCGCAGTACCGAACGCGAACTACCCGCCGCAGGACGATGCGCTCGCGCTGGCCGATGTCGTCGTCCACTCGCTCGACGAGGTCACCGCGGGTCTCATCGGCTAGAGCGCTCGCACCCGGTTGTTGCGGGGGTTGTGCTCGAGCTCGACCAGGCCGAGGACCTCGAGGACCGGAGGAACGTAGTTCGCGAAACGGCCGCGGTAGCCCTTGCGGAGCCCGTACCAGCCGCCGATCGGGTTGTCCTCCGAGCGCGCCCAGGCCTCGACCGTGCCCGGTGCGGCAGGCTTCTGCTCGTCGGCGTTGCCGAGCGGCATCCAGTCACCGTGCGCCTTCAGCATCGCGTGCAGGTCGTCGATACAGCGCAGGTCGTAGCTGAGCTTCGTCGTACCCACTTGGCACACGAGCGCCGTCTCGTCGCGGTACACCTGGTACTGCGAGCTGCCGGGCGGCGTGGTCAGCACCCACGGATCCGCCGCCGTCCCCGAACCTTCTGCGCCCATGACTCCCCCTCTTGGTCCACTTTCGGTTACCGTAACACTCAAGTTACCGAGATGGGAGTATGCCAGTGGAACCGCGTGAGGCCGCGCCCGCGCTCGACGCGCTCGGCGACGCGAACCGGCGGGCGATCGTCGAGATCCTCGGCAGCGGCGCGTTGTCGGTCCGGCAGATCGCCGAGCAGCTGCCGATCAGCCGGCCGGCCGTGTCGCGGCACCTGCGGTTGCTGAAGGACGCCGGGCTGGTGAGCGACGTACCTGATGGGAATCGACGGGTGTACCAGTTGCGCGAGGAGGGCGTGGACGCGGTTCGCGCGTACTTCGCGGACGTGTGGGGGTCAGCGGCGACGCGGTTCCGGATCGTGGCCGAGAACACCTCGGAGGAGAAGTGATCGAGCCGCTGGTCGTCGAGTTCGAGGTCGACGCGTCGGTCTCGCACGCGTTCGACGTGTGGACGCGGAAATGTGCGAGTTGGTGGCCGCGTGGTCATACCGTCAGCGGTGATCCGGCGGCGATCAGCTTCGAACCGCAGTCCGGCGGGCGGATCGTCGAGACCGGGCCGGACGGAGCCGAGCACCTGTGGGGCGAGGTGCTGGACTGGGAGCCGCCCGGGCGATTGCGATTCCTGTGGCACCTGTTCTTCGACCGCAGCGAGGCGACCGAGGTCGAGATCACGTTCAACCCGCGCGGCGACGGCACCGTCGTACGCCTGGAACAGACCGGCTGGGACAACCTCGGACCCGCCGGCCGCCCACGCCGTGACCGAACGGGGGCGGCGTGGGCGGCGATCACCTCCCGCTACATCGCCGAACTGTAGGACCGTTGGTATCACCCACGATTACCTGATTCTCCCTTGTTTGCCGTGCATACGAGCACTGAACCAATTCGGTTCAGCGTGAACCGGTCGGCGTCGGGGCCCGTGTAGGGCCCATACATTCGTGCACCACAGGGGAGAAAGCATCATGGGTACAGTGGCAAAGCATTTTCGGCGTGGACTCGCCGCGGCGGCTGTCGGAGCCGGCATCGCCGTGAGCCTCACCGCGACAGCATCCGCGGCGCCGTCGGGCAGTGTCGTGATCGACACCGGCCAGCTGATCGTCACCGGCACGAACCGCGCCGACAACATCACGCTCAGCGTGCCGGCCGCCGACACGTCGGTGGTCGAGGTGGACTTCGGTGACGGTACGGCGAAGCGTGTCGTGAAGCGGGCGGACTTCGGGCAGATCCACGTCACCAGCCGGGGCGGCAACGACGTCGTACGGATCGACTACGGCGCCGAGGTGCAGCCGGCCACGATCATCGACACCGGGAACGGCAACGACACCGTGTTCGGTGGCAGCGGCAACGAACTGATCCGCACCGGCGCCGGCAACGACAGCGTCGACGGGAACCGCGGCGCCGACACGGCACTGCTCGGCACCGGCCGCGACACGTTCACCTGGGACCCGGGCGACGGCAGCGACGTCGTCGAGGGTGGGCGCGACCAGGACACGATGGTGTTCAACGGCGCGGCCGCCGCGGAGAAGTTCGTTGCAGCTGCCAACGGTCCGCGACTGCGGTTCACCCGGGACGTCGGCAACATCGTGATGGACACCGACGATGTCGAGCGCCTCGACCTCAACGCCCTCGGCGGCGCCGACACCGTCACCGTCGGCGATCTGCGCGGCACCGATGTCCAGAAGGTCTCGGTCGACCTCGGTGCCCAGCTCAACACTCGCGGCGGCGACTCGGCGCTCGACGCAGTCACCGTGACGGGCACGGCCGGCAAGGACCACATCCGGGTGTCGGGTTCCCGCGGCGACGTGCGGGTGTCCGGGCTGCGAGCCGACGTACAACTGAAGGACGCAGAGCCCACGGACCACCTCACCGTCGACACCCGCGCCGGTAGGGACCGCGTCTCCACCGCCGGCCTCGCCCGAGGCACCATCACCCTCAGCATCCTCTGACCGCAACGCTCCACGCCGCCGCCTCACGAGACCTTGGCGGCGGCGTGCGGGTGCTGTCGAGCTTGTAGCTCACCGGCTGATGGTCCTGCCACCACGGGTACCCCGACAACAGCGATTCCTTTTGGGGGTGGGTGGGGTCTACCTGGTGGATCAACGGTGAGAAGGAGTCGATGAGGATGCAGGCGTTGGTGCAGGCGGGGTCGGGCGGGCCTCGGGAGATGCGGCTGGTGACCGATGCGGAGGTGCCGGTGGCCGGAGCGGGTGAGGTGTTGGTTCGGGTCGGGGCGGCTGGGGTGAACTTTGCCGATGTCTCCAAGAGTTATGGGGTGTTCGGGGGTGGGCCGCAGCCGCCGTACGTGGCTGGGTTCGAGGCGGCGGGCGAGATAGTTGCGGTGGGGGCAGGGGTGGGCGAGGCGCGGCTGGGGGAACTGGTCGTCGGGGTTGGCGACGGCGCGTTTGCGGAGTACATGGTGTTGGGGACGGCGGTGCCGGTGCCTCCGGGCTGGTCGGCGCAGGAGGCGTTGGGGATGGTGGTGAATTGGCCTACGGCGCTGGCTGCGGTGACGACTCTTGGCCGGGTGGCCGCCGGCGAGACCGTGGTAGTTCATGCCGCGGCGGGTGCGACGGGGCAGGCGGCGGTGAGGATTGCCAAGCATTACGGCGCTACGGTCATCGGCACGGCGTCGCCGGGTAAGCATGAAGTCGTGCTGGCTCTGGGCGCCGACCATGTGCTCGACTCCCGCAGCGACGGCCTCGCGGCCGACATTCTGCGGCTGACAGGCGGCGTCGATCTCGTGGTGGAGTCGGGTGGAATGCTCGAAACCAGCCTGGCCGTGGCCAAGCGCGTCACCGGTCGAGTGGTGGTCACGGGACTGGCCGGTGGCGAGGCCTCGATCACCAACTGGGACCTCGTCTACAAGCATCAGGTCCACGTGATCGGCTTCAACCTCGGCGTACTCATCGAGACCGCCCCACACGTCTTCGGCGAGCTCTCGGCCCTGATCGCCGCCGGCGTCCTGTCCCCCAGCAGACCCACCACCTACGACCTCGCCGACGGGCCGAAAGCGCTCGCCGAGCTCGAGGCCCGCGCCACCGTCGGCAAGCTGGCGCTGCTGCCTTGAGAGACTTGGGTATGGGCTCGGAAGAGCAGTTCACCGCCGACACCGAGCGGTACCGCCGGGAGCTGCTCGCGCTCTGCTACCGCATGGTCGGCTCCGCCCATGACGCCGAGGACCTCGTGCAGGAGACGTACCTACGGGCCTGGCGCTCGTACGACGGCTACGAGGGCCGCGCCTCGATCCGCTCCTGGCTCTACAAGATCGCGACCAACGTCTGCCTCACGGCTGCCGATTCGCGCCGAGGCCGGTTCCTGCCATCAGGTCTGGCAGGCCCGTACGACGGCCCCGACCGCCCACCGCTCCCCACCGCGCCGGGCGAGGTCTCGTGGCTCGAACCCCTCCCCGACAGCTGGATCGCGCCGGCCGCCGACGATCCGGCCGCGGTTGTTGTCGCGCGCGAGTCGGTCCGGCTCGCGCTCATCGCCAGCCTCCAGCTCCTGCCACCACGCCAACGCGCCGTACTCATCCTGCGCGAGGTCCTCGCGTTCCCCGCGGCCGACACCGCGGAGATCCTCGGCACGACCACCGCGGCGGTCAAGAGTGCGCTGCAGCGCGCCCGTTCGACGCTCGACGACCTGGAGCCCGACGACCTCCTCGAGCCAACCGACCAGCGGGCGCGTGCACTGCTCGACGGCTACATCACCGCATTCGAGCGCTCGGACGCCGACCTACTGGAGCAGGTCCTCCGAGCCGACGCCACACTCGAGGCAACCCCGTTCCGCGACTGGCGGGCAGGCAAGACGAGATGCATCCACCTGCTCAAGACACACGTCTTCGGTGCGCCGGGAGACTGGAGGCTCATCCCCACCACCGCCAACGGCCAGCCGGCCGCAGTGGTCCATCACCACGGTCAGGCGAGCGGCATCGTAGTACTGACCGCAACCACCACAGGCATTTCCAAGGTCGTCGAGTTCCAGGATCCCGCCCTGGTCGTAGCCTTCACCTCTGAGCGGGTCAGCTGTCCTCCGGTCTGACTTCGAAGTGGGTGACGGTGAGGTCGCGTTCGAGTAGGTAGTCGTCGTCTTCGGGGTAGTACTTCGCGTGGGTGATGTCGTCGCCGGCGAACGCGCGGATGTGGTCGAGGTCGGTCCACCAGCTCAGCGTCACGATCTCGGTGCGGCCGTCGCCGAGGTCGCGGGTCAGGAGCTGCGCACCCTGGTTCCCGGGCGTACGGCGGTAGCCGGCCATGCCGGTGCGCTCGACGATCTCGGCGTACTCCGCGGCCTTCTCGGTGGGCACCCACCCACGCCACATCCGCGCGATCATGCGGCCGTCAGGAGCGGTCGTAGTGGGACGGCGGGAACGGGTGCCGGTCGGTGAGCGGGTAGATCTCGCCCTCGGACTCCTCCCGGTCCAGCTCGGCCTTGGCCTCTTCGTACACCTCGGACTGGGTGACGTCGGTCGGCACCGGCTCGTCGGTCGCCGGCGGGACCTCGTCCGGATCGTACGCGTCGACCCCGGCCTCGACCCGCTCCTCCTCGGTCCGGCGGTCCAGGTCGTCCTGGTCCGGATGGATCGCATCGGCGCCACCGTGCTCGCGCCGATCGCGGTGCACGTTCTCCGACGTCTCGAAAGGTTCGTCCGACATCGTTCCTCCTCAACCGAGGGCTCAACCGGGAGCTCAACAGGACCGTCACGAACCACAGTAGGCCACGACCTACAGGTTGGTCTGGGCCTCCAGCTCATCCGGGTACCGGCCGCCCTCGATCTCGATCCTCGACGACGCCTCGGTCAGCCGGTCGAGCTCGCCGGCGGACAGCGTGACGTCCGCGGCGGCCAGGTTCTCCTCCAGCCGATGCAGCTTCGTCGTACCCGGAATCGGAACGATCCACGGTTTCCGCGCCAGCAGCCAGGCCAGTGCGACCTGCGCCGGGGTGACCCCGTTCGCGGTCGCGAAGGACTGCACCAGCTCGACCATTGCAACGTTGTGCGGCAGCGCATCGGCCCCGAACCGCGGGATCCGTGCCCGCAGATCGTTGTCCTTGTCGAAGGTGGTGCCGACCGTTCCGGTCAGGAAGCCCTTGCCGAGCGGGCTGTACGGCACGAACCCGATCCCCAGCTCCTCGCACGTAGCCAGGACCTCTTCCTCGGGCCGGCGCCACCACAACGAGTACTCGCTCTGCACGGCAGTCACAGGCTGTACGGCGTGCGCACGCCGGATCGTGCTCGCGGCCGCCTCGGACATCCCGAACCGCTTGACTTTCCCGGCCTCGATCAGTGCCTTCACCGCCCCGGCGAACTCTTCGATCGGGTACGCCGGGTTCACCCGATGCTGGTAGTACAGGTCGATCGCCTCGACGCCGAGCCGCCGCAACGACCCGTCCACAGCACCCCCGACCTCGTCGGGCCGCAACATCCGCCCGACCGGCTTCCGCTGCACCGGATCGATCACGTTCGCGAACTTCGTTGCCACCGTCACCCGGTCCAGGTACGGCGCCAGCGCCTCCCCCACCAGTTCCTCGTTCGCGTGCGGCCCGTAGATCTCGGCGGTGTCGAAGAATGTGACGCCCAGGTCCACGGCGGCGTGCAGGAGCCTGACCATCTCCGCCCGATCCGGCCGCCCGCCGTACCCACCGGTCATCGTCATACAACCGAGCCCGATCGCCGACACCACGGGACCGTCGGCTCCGAGAGTGCGTTCCTTCATCTGTGTCCTCCCAATTCGCCCAGAGCCCAGGCAACCCTCGCCGGGCGCCGCGCGGGAGGCCGCGTCGAACGGGGGTACTGACAGAACCCCTCTCGCCGCGGCCGGAGTTCGTAAGGTGGAAGCGTGAGCACGGAGAACCGGAAGCAGGTGCGTGACTTCCTCGTCAACAGACGCGGGAAGGTCACCCCGCAGCAGGCGGGGCTGCAATACTACGGCGGCAATCGGCGGGTGCCGGGGCTGCGCCGGGAGGAAGTCGCGATGCTGGCCGGGCTCAGCGTCGACTATTACTCCCGGATCGAGAAGGGCAACATCTCCGGCGCCTCCGAGACTGTCCTGCACGCCATCTCGGACGCCCTCCAGCTCGACGAAGCCGAGCGCACGTACCTGTTCGACCTCGCCCGTACTGCGAACGCCGGCCCTCGCGCGCCACGCCGTGAACCCGCCCGCCGCGTCAGGCCGGCCGTGCAGCGCATCCTGGACGGTATGGCGGCCACCCCTGCGCTCGTGCGCAGCGGCCGCCTCGACATCCTCGCTGCCAACCCACTCGGCCGTGCTCTCTTCGCGCCGATCTTCGACAGCCCGGCGACCGCTCCCGGGCAGGCGCCGAACCACGCGCGGTTCGGGTTTCTCGACCCGAGGGCGCACGACTTCCACCCGGACTGGAATCTCTCCGCGAACACGAACGTCGCGATCCTGCGGACCGAGGCCGGCCGCGATCCGTACAACAAGGAGCTGACCGACCTGATCGGCGAGCTGAGCACCCGCAGCGAGGACTTCCGGACCCGCTGGGCCGACCAGAACGTCCGCCTGCATCGCACCGGCACCAAGTCCTTCCGGCATCCGGTCGTCGGCCTGGTCACCGTCGATTTCGAGGCTATGGACCTGTCCGCCGACGCCGGCCTGACGCTCACGGCGTACTCCGCCGAGCCGGCGTCCCCGTCGGCCGATGCGCTGGCTCTGCTCGGGAGTTGGGTGGCGACGGGGAGTCACGTCGGCGAAACCGGCTGACTTTTGGGGGGTGGCCGCGCGTAGGCTCTGGAGAGACGTGTTCGTAGCCGAGGGGGGACCCGTGAGTCAGCCTGACACGCAAGCCGAATACCCCGATCAGATCGATGCCGCGGTTCTGAAGATCGCGGGCGTTGTGGTGCTCGGGGCAATCATGTCGATCCTCGACATCACCGTGGTGAACGTCGCGCTGCCGACGTTCCAGGACGAGTTCGGGACGCCGAGCAACCCGATCGCGTACTCCACGGTCGCCTGGACCGTCACGGCCTACACACTCGCGCTCGCGACCGTGATCCCGCTGACCGGGTGGGCCGCCAACCGGTTCGGCACCAAGCGGCTCTACATGAGCGCGATCTTCCTGTTCACCGCCGGGTCCGCGCTGTGTGCGACCGCCACCAGCATCAACATGCTGATCGCGTTCCGGGTCCTGCAGGGGCTGGGCGGCGGCATGCTGATGCCGCTCGGTATGACGATCATGACCCAGGCCGCCGGTCCGCGCCGGATGGGCCGGCTGATGGCGATCCTGGGCGTGCCGATGCTGCTCGGCCCGATCCTCGGACCGATCCTGGGCGGCTGGCTGATCCAGGTGGCGAGCTGGCACTGGATCTTCCTGATCAACGTGCCGCTCGGCGTGATCGCGCTGATCTACGCCCGGTTCGCCCTGGCCAAGGACCACGCGGAGCCGTCGGAGTCGTTCGACTTCGTCGGTGTGCTGCTGATGTCGCCCGGGCTGGCGCTGTTCCTCTTCGGCATCTCCTCGCTGCCCGCCGAGGGCGGTGACTTCGGGGCGCCCCGGGTCTGGGTCTCGATCCTGATCGGCGTGCTGCTGATGGCCGCCTTCGTCTGGCACTCGTTCCGGCCCGAGCATCCGCTGCTCGACCTCAGGCTGTTCCGCGACCGCAACCTCACCGTCTCGATCATCACGATGTTCCTGTTCGCGGCCGCGTTCTTCGGCGGCCTGCTGCTGGTCCCGACGTACTTCCAGCAGATCCGCGGCGAGTCCACGCTGCACGCCGGTCTCCTGGTCGCGCCGCAGGGCATCGGTGCGATGGTGACGATGCCGATCGCCGGACGGCTGGTGGACAAGGTTCCGGTCGGCCGGATCGTGCCGGTCGGGATCGGGTTGATCGTGATCGGCATGTTCGGTCTGACCCAGATCACCGAGACCACGCCGTACGGCATCCTGATCGCGATGCTGTTCGTGATGGGTCTGGGCATGGGCGGCACGATGATGCCGCTGTTCACCACCGCGCTGCGGACCCTGCGCGGCCCCCAGGTCGCGAGGGGCTCGACACTGCTCAACATCACCCAGCAGATCGCCTCGTCCTGCGGTGTCGCGACGATGTCGGTGATCCTGACCAACCAGCTGAACAACTCGCCGATCATCCCCGGCACGCAGAACATTCCCGGACTCGACGATGGGCTCCGCGAGACGCAGGCGGCGATCCTGTCCAACACACGCCCCGAGGGCCTCGCCGCGCTGCACCTGGACCCGGCCGTGATCGCGCGCGGTCTGGCCGACGCCGCCGCGTCCTTCGCACACACCTACTGGGTCGCCTGGGTGCTGGTGGTCATCACGCTGGTGCCGGCGCTGATGCTCCCCCGCAAGCGCGAGGTGATCAACCTGACCGACGAGAAGGCGCCACCGGCGGTCATCGAGTAGGACCAGGGATTTCCACTGGGGCGACGCCGTCGAAGGTCGAGCAACCTTTCATGAGTACACAGACCTCGTGAAAGGGAAGAACATGTCTTCGTCAGCGTCCCCCAGGCCCAGTCGGCGCACGGTGTTGTACGGCGGGCTCGCAGCGGGGCTCGCCGTACCGGCCGTCTCGGCGATGGGCGACCAGGCCAGCGCAGCTCCGGCAGCCCTGTCGTCACAGGCCGGCTCGACCGCGATCCGGCCGTTCCATTTCACCGCCTCGCGCGACCAGCTGAACGACTTGCGCCGCCGCGTCGCCGCGACCCGCTGGCCCGTCGCGGAGCTCGTCGCGGATCGCTCGCAGGGCGTGCAGTTGGCCACGAGCCAGGCGCTGGCGAAGTACTGGAACACCCAGTACGACTGGCGCAAGTTCGAGGCGAAGCTCAACAAGCTGCCGCAGTACACCACCGAGATCGACGGCCTCGACGTCCACTTCATCCACGTCCGTTCCCGGCACGCGAACGCCATGCCGCTGATCATGACCCACGGCTGGCCCGGCTCGGTCGTCGAACTGCTCGAGACGATCGGCCCGCTCACCGACCCGACCGCACACGGCGGTAGCGCGGCCGACGCGTTCCACCTGGTCCTGCCGTCGGTTCCCGGGTTCGGCTTCTCCGCTCAGCCGACCGAGACCGGCTGGGACACCGCCCGGACCGCTCGGGCATGGGACGAGCTCATGCACCGCCTCGGCTACCAGAAGTACGTCGCCCAGGGCGGCGACGTCGGCGCCGCGATCACCGACAACCTGGGCCGTCTCGCACCCGCAGGGCTGCTCGGCATCCACCTGAACCTGCTCGTCCCGGCCCTCGGCGGCGCTCAGTTCCCGGCGACCACCCCGGAGGAGATCGCCGCGTCCCAAGCAGTCGGCGAGTTCGCCCGGACCGGCAACGGCTACATCGTCGAGCAGTCGAACCGTCCCCAGACGATCGGCTACGCACTGCTCGACTCCCCCGTCGCGCTGGCCTCCTGGATGCTCGACCACGACACCGACAGCTATTACAAGATCTCCCGCGCGTTCCGGGGCGGACTGGTCGCCGGCAACCTCACCCGCGACCACATCCTCGACAACGTCACGCTGTACTGGCTCACGGGCACCGGAGTCTCGGCCGCACGCGCCTACTGGGAGAGCGCGATGGCCCGCGCAACTGGCGGGACGCCGGCCCCCGTCACCGTGCCGGTCGCGTTCAGCGCCTTCCCGGGCGAGATCTTCCAGTCGCCGCG carries:
- a CDS encoding epoxide hydrolase family protein, which gives rise to MSSSASPRPSRRTVLYGGLAAGLAVPAVSAMGDQASAAPAALSSQAGSTAIRPFHFTASRDQLNDLRRRVAATRWPVAELVADRSQGVQLATSQALAKYWNTQYDWRKFEAKLNKLPQYTTEIDGLDVHFIHVRSRHANAMPLIMTHGWPGSVVELLETIGPLTDPTAHGGSAADAFHLVLPSVPGFGFSAQPTETGWDTARTARAWDELMHRLGYQKYVAQGGDVGAAITDNLGRLAPAGLLGIHLNLLVPALGGAQFPATTPEEIAASQAVGEFARTGNGYIVEQSNRPQTIGYALLDSPVALASWMLDHDTDSYYKISRAFRGGLVAGNLTRDHILDNVTLYWLTGTGVSAARAYWESAMARATGGTPAPVTVPVAFSAFPGEIFQSPRSWVELAYPTLAYYNQPARGGHFAAWEEPQLLTEEVRAAFRSLR
- a CDS encoding DHA2 family efflux MFS transporter permease subunit, whose amino-acid sequence is MSQPDTQAEYPDQIDAAVLKIAGVVVLGAIMSILDITVVNVALPTFQDEFGTPSNPIAYSTVAWTVTAYTLALATVIPLTGWAANRFGTKRLYMSAIFLFTAGSALCATATSINMLIAFRVLQGLGGGMLMPLGMTIMTQAAGPRRMGRLMAILGVPMLLGPILGPILGGWLIQVASWHWIFLINVPLGVIALIYARFALAKDHAEPSESFDFVGVLLMSPGLALFLFGISSLPAEGGDFGAPRVWVSILIGVLLMAAFVWHSFRPEHPLLDLRLFRDRNLTVSIITMFLFAAAFFGGLLLVPTYFQQIRGESTLHAGLLVAPQGIGAMVTMPIAGRLVDKVPVGRIVPVGIGLIVIGMFGLTQITETTPYGILIAMLFVMGLGMGGTMMPLFTTALRTLRGPQVARGSTLLNITQQIASSCGVATMSVILTNQLNNSPIIPGTQNIPGLDDGLRETQAAILSNTRPEGLAALHLDPAVIARGLADAAASFAHTYWVAWVLVVITLVPALMLPRKREVINLTDEKAPPAVIE